A single Antechinus flavipes isolate AdamAnt ecotype Samford, QLD, Australia chromosome 5, AdamAnt_v2, whole genome shotgun sequence DNA region contains:
- the LOC127538997 gene encoding uncharacterized protein LOC127538997, with product MFSMGKNNRVYNHDSVEEGGRSLIQRVIKSPRTAPSSRREDARVPFRLPVISCSSVPFCLLANSRPEGPAPTTTHQGWAMAAPWRRPAKIFPAPPCGTPMKNPSRPSFPWTQGGGPPPPVRPIKVLSGPRSLRTMGAKTSPEVASSLDRPLQITGRQLLPAPGTNTNAAPVGPGKTRGSWRSTRGGAASAAQCKPPPATLPKHSQIREENGGGRRRSFWSCF from the exons ATGTTTTCCATGGGGAAAAACAATCGTGTCTATAACCATG ATTCGGTGGAGGAAGGCGGAAGGAGCCTAATACAAAGGGTCATTAAAAGCCCAAGAACCGCCCCTTCTTCCCGAAGGGAAGATGCTCGGGTTCCATTCCGACTGCCGGTCATATCCTGTTCTTCTGTACCTTTTTGCCTTCTGGCGAATTCGCGCCCCGAGGGCCCAGCACCCACTACCACCCATCAGGGCTGGGCCATGGCTGCTCCCTGGCGCAGGCCGGCCAAAATATTCCCGGCCCCGCCATGCGGGACACCAATGAAAAATCCGTCCCGACCTTCCTTCCCCTGGACCCAGGGAGGAGGACCCCCACCCCCAGTGAGGCCAATCAAAGTCCTGAGCGGCCCGAGGTCACTCCGCACCATGGGGGCCAAGACATCCCCGGAAGTTGCCAGCTCCCTTGACAGGCCCCTCCAAATAACCGGGCGCCAGTTACTCCCGGCTCCTGGGACAAACACCAACGCGGCCCCAGTGGGGCCTGGGAAAACCAGGGGGTCCTGGAGGAGCACCAGAGGAGGGGCAGCCTCGGCTGCCCAGTGCAAGCCTCCTCCAGCAACACTTCCCAAGCACTCCCAAATCCGGGAGGAAAACGGTGGGGGACGACGACGATCGTTTTGGTCGTGTTTTTAA